In a single window of the Necator americanus strain Aroian chromosome X, whole genome shotgun sequence genome:
- a CDS encoding hypothetical protein (NECATOR_CHRX.G25166.T2), protein MTPAIPFATVPGFSPESGDSYYCFFKVPKQWETSKTVLLYKKGDPHDIGNYRPICLLSVIYKLFTRVILNRIEKVLEEGQPCEQAGFRKGFSTIDHIHTVSKLIEVSREYKMPLCLTFIDLKKAFDSVETEAVVEALDNQGVPTQYIKVLRELYSNFTTGISPFYKNIIIDVKRRVRQGDTISPKIFTATLENAMRKLEWDDMGVKVDGRQLHHFCFADDIVLITPSTSQAERMLTEFDETCGCIGLQLNLDKTMFMRIGWVSDAPFTFNGRNISECTIYIYLGRELNMVNDLTPSWAGGDERLGERTRASRM, encoded by the coding sequence ATGACTCCTGCAATTCCAttcgctaccgtaccaggcttttctccggagtcaggagactcttattactgtttttttaaggttcctaaacagtgggagaccagcaagaccgtgttgttgtataaaaagggagatccacatgacatcggcaactatcgccccatctgcctactgtccgtcatctacaagctctttacaagagtaatccttaataggattgaaaaagtcttggaagaaggacagccatgcgagcaagcagggtttcgaaaaggattcagcacgattgaccacattcacactgtttcgaaactcatcgaggtatcacgagagtacaagatgccgctctgtctcaccttcatcgacttaaagaaggccttcgactcagttgagacggaagcggtcgtggaagccttggacaaccaaggtgtccctactcagtacataaaggtacttcgagagttgtacagtaacttcacgaccggaatttcgccattctacaagaacatcatcattgacgtgaagaggagggtccgacagggtgatacaatttcacccaaaatattcacagccaccctcgagaacgcaatgcgaaagttggaatgggacgacatgggagtgaaggttgatggtcggcagctacaccatttctGCTTTGCGGATGACATCGTattgataacacctagcaccAGCCAAGCGGAGCGAATGCTGActgaattcgacgaaacatgtggatgcatcggtcttcagctgaatctggacaagacgatgttcatgcggatcggatgggtctcggatgccccattcacgttCAACGGAaggaacatatccgaatgcaccatctacatttatctgggtcgggaactgaacatggtgaacgacctgaccccgagctgggc